CCTTGATCCGGAGATCATGCCCGCGATCGCGCAATTCGACCTTTCCGTCGTCAGCCAGGTTCCGGCTGATACTTTCGCGCTAACCGTTCAGCAACCGGTCGGCGGCGTCGACATCCTGCTCGTCGATGCCGATGACAGCCCGCAATCAAGCGATGTCGCTACGTTCTACATGACTGTACTCGACTCGCTGTTGGTGCCCTACGACTACTGGGACATCGCCGCCCAGGGAACCCCCGCAACCTCTCAGAATCAGTACAATATCATCATCTGGTTCACCGGCTCAGCGCGACCGGATTTGACGCAGACCATCAGCACTGCCGAAGTAGCGTTCTTGCGCAACTACCTCGATCAAGGCGGCCACCTGTTTCTCACCGGGCAGGACATCGCCGAACAGCTTGCGCAGACGGCTGACTCGACTTTTTTGCGCGACTATCTCGGCGCGCGTTTTCTCGGCGACATGCGCCCCTATGAGGCGGACGGTGTCACCGGTAGCCCAATCACCGGCGGCCTCAAACTCCGGGTCGCCGGATCCATCGGCGCCTCCAACCAGCTTGATGCCGATGTGATCAGCGTGTTGTCCGGAACCGAACCGGCCGTCACCCTCAAGACCTTTGGCGCTACCGAAACCGGCCTCGGTGGCGCAGTCACCTTGCTGCCGAACAATGCCGTTGCCGTCTTCTTTTCGTTTGGTGCTGAAGCGATCACCACCAGCCAGGGTGCGCTCGGCTTCGCCACGCGCACCGAAGTGCTTCGGCGGGTGATCAACTACCTCCGGAATAATGTCGCTACCGATGCCGGTGAGATCGTCGACGTGCGCCCCTTGCCGTTTGAATTCGCGCTCGATCAGAATTTCCCCAATCCGTTCAATCCCGCCACTGTGATCAGCTATACCGTCAGCCCGCGCGTGGCCGGAGCGCCGCTGACTCTGGAAGTCTTCAACATCCTCGGCCAGCGGGTTGCCGTCCTTAATCAGACTACCGCGCAGCCGGGCACTCACCGCATCGATTTTGATGCCGCCTCCCTTGCCTCCGGCGTCTACTTCTATCGCCTCCGCATCGGCGAACAATCGCAGACTCGCAAGATGATTCTCTCCAAGTAACGCGCCCAATCCCCCGATTGACTCTCCGCCCCGAATCGCCTATCATTCGCCGCACTGAGTATATGTGGCAGCAACTTGATCCTCATACTAAACTGGCGGCAATCCTGACCATCGCGATTATCGCCAGTGCCAGTCTCACAGCGGCCGTCCTGGGTGTGACCACGCTGGCCCTGCTGGCACTCTGGTCGGTCGCGCGCGCACCGTTGGCCGCCTTCAAACGCCTCCTGCCCGCCATGGCGCTGTTCATGCTCTTCACGCTGGCCTTAAATCTGCTCTTTCACCGGGATTCCAACCCGCTCGCGTACGATATCTTCGGGCTGACTATCTATCACAGCGCTCTGGTCAAAGGTGCGCTCTACTGCGGGCGCATCGCCATTCTCTGTGCGCTTGCGATTTTCTTTGCCCACTCACTCCGGCAGGAAGAATTCGCCGAGTTGGTGTGGCGCTTGCTGCAACCGCTCGGACGAGTGGGCCTGCCGGTTCAGGCCTTCGGCATGGCGTTGGCACTGGCGATCCGCTTCATCCCGGAAATCGAACGCCAGTACCAACGCGTCAAAACCGCGCAGATCGTCCGCGGCGCCGACTTTGGCGGCAATCCCGTCGCCCGCGTGCGCCGCTATGTGCCGATTCTGGCGCCCGTGATGGTCGGCGCCCTGCGTCGTTCGTCGATCCTGGCGGATGCCCTCGCCGTTCGCGGCTGGGAACTCCGGCCGCGGACGTTCTACCGCGAATATCGTTTCGGCTGGCCCGACGGCTTGTTCCTGTGTCTCACAGCCCTGCTGATCCTGCTGACGGTGGTGCTCAGCCGGTGAAGAACATCCTCCTGAATATGCAGTTCGTCGGCACCGGTTACGCCGGCTGGCAACGGCAGAAAAACGCCGTGTCGATCCAGCAGTTGATTGAGGATGCGCTGATGCAGGTCATCGGCACGCCCCACGTCATTACCGGTTGCAGCCGTACCGATGCCGGTGTCCACGCCGAGGAATTCATCGCCAACTTTCTCACCGACTCGACCATTCCAGCCGTGCGCTTCGCGCCGGCCCTGCAATCGAAGCTGCCGCCGGACGTCCTCGTCACGGGTTCGCGCGAAGTCGACCTCGACTTCAACGCGCGCCGCAACAGCTATGAAAAAACGTATCGCTATCAGGTCGTTCTGGGCCGCTCCCCCTTTTGCAACGATCGTTGGTGGCAGCTCGGCGAAGACCCCGATCTGGACATCTTGCGCCGCTGCGCTGCCATGATTGCGGGAACCCATGATTTCTCCGGTTTCTGCGTTCTGCGTTCACGCAAGTCCGATAACCGCTGTTCGATCAAACAAGCGACTTGGCGGCGCAGCGGTCGACGACTATATTTCAAGGTTACCGGTGACCGGTTCTTGCATCACATGGTGCGATTTCTGGTCGGGGCGCAAATCGAAGTGGCGTTGGGGAAGTTGACACCGGAACAGTTCCGGCAAATCATCGAACATCCCGACCGCCGCCGCGCCAAATTCCCGGCGCCACCGGACGGGTTGTACTTGGAAAAAGTAAAATATCGATAGGTTGGAGGAAAGCGGATGAAGTTCTTCATCGATACCGCAAACATCGAAGAAATCAAGAAGGCGGCGGCGCTCGGCATCCTCGACGGCGTGACGACCAATCCCTCGCTGGTTGCAAAGGAGAAGGGCAAGTTTGAGGACATCCTCCGGCAAATCTGCGAGGTTGTCGATGGCCCGATTTCGGCGGAGGTCACCGCGACCGACTACGAGGGCATCCTGCGTGAGGGTCGCGCCCTGGCCAAAATCCACAGCAACATCGTCGTCAAGTGTCCCTGTATCATGAGCGGACTGCAGGCGACCAAGACCTTCGCCGAAGAGGGCATCGGCGTCAACGTGACGCTTGTTTTCTCGTCGATGCAGGCGCTGCTGGCCGCCAAGGCCGGCGCGCGCTTCGTGTCGCCCTTCATCGGCCGCCTCGATGATGTCTCGACCGACGGCATGCAACTGATTCACCAGATCGTCAAGATCTACGAAA
This window of the Candidatus Zixiibacteriota bacterium genome carries:
- the fsa gene encoding fructose-6-phosphate aldolase, which produces MKFFIDTANIEEIKKAAALGILDGVTTNPSLVAKEKGKFEDILRQICEVVDGPISAEVTATDYEGILREGRALAKIHSNIVVKCPCIMSGLQATKTFAEEGIGVNVTLVFSSMQALLAAKAGARFVSPFIGRLDDVSTDGMQLIHQIVKIYENYSYETEVLVASVRHPMHVVEAALLGADVCTMPFNVIDKLIQHPLTDLGLKKFLEDWEKVKGR
- a CDS encoding energy-coupling factor transporter transmembrane protein EcfT; protein product: MWQQLDPHTKLAAILTIAIIASASLTAAVLGVTTLALLALWSVARAPLAAFKRLLPAMALFMLFTLALNLLFHRDSNPLAYDIFGLTIYHSALVKGALYCGRIAILCALAIFFAHSLRQEEFAELVWRLLQPLGRVGLPVQAFGMALALAIRFIPEIERQYQRVKTAQIVRGADFGGNPVARVRRYVPILAPVMVGALRRSSILADALAVRGWELRPRTFYREYRFGWPDGLFLCLTALLILLTVVLSR
- the truA gene encoding tRNA pseudouridine(38-40) synthase TruA, encoding MKNILLNMQFVGTGYAGWQRQKNAVSIQQLIEDALMQVIGTPHVITGCSRTDAGVHAEEFIANFLTDSTIPAVRFAPALQSKLPPDVLVTGSREVDLDFNARRNSYEKTYRYQVVLGRSPFCNDRWWQLGEDPDLDILRRCAAMIAGTHDFSGFCVLRSRKSDNRCSIKQATWRRSGRRLYFKVTGDRFLHHMVRFLVGAQIEVALGKLTPEQFRQIIEHPDRRRAKFPAPPDGLYLEKVKYR